A window of Corallococcus macrosporus DSM 14697 contains these coding sequences:
- a CDS encoding hybrid sensor histidine kinase/response regulator: MRSKKKGTLAEVVPLRPVAKAAAKKTPKRATKPLPPVDADTAHRALLEMARHLTDNAGPTEALRSHLQTIHTLLKPKVCYVARYFPSRKQLHVEHVRGRYDDRVTAAVPGEGVVGKAFSQKALLRDGDTLAVPLEGSQGVGGVLVVLGARREPSETLLESLAAQLTAAYEVARLRDDSARRNKDLQTAIAGLKSLEQNREELLGNVSHDLKNPLTTIKSYLAMLGREKLGPLTDAQRRAVQICDRNSDRMLRMVNDLLLMSRLQSGKMQLNQRPFGLKAVAEEVVRTLGALAEHCKVRVMIPPCPEVFVRGDRERIAEAIHNLVENGIHHSEADDTVEVRVSAEDGLAMLTVQDSGPGMSSEALEHVFDAFYRATPGMPRPPGAGLGLPLVGKIVALHGGRMESASVLGEGSTFQMVLPMFAGAVSAPEMAQAAPKSGGILLVEDDADCREVLQQVLEQEGYRVMATSGASEARSILSHIRPAMVLLDLRLSEEDGQSVLRFIRGNESLADIVVYIISGATEVASLTSGQGLERIDGFFEKPLNLPKLLDTVSAVVRPSRRAPAVP; encoded by the coding sequence GTGCGCTCAAAGAAGAAGGGGACGCTGGCGGAAGTCGTACCGCTGCGTCCGGTCGCGAAGGCGGCCGCCAAGAAGACTCCGAAGCGGGCCACGAAGCCCCTCCCCCCGGTGGATGCGGATACCGCGCACCGCGCCTTGCTGGAGATGGCGCGGCACCTGACGGACAACGCGGGGCCCACCGAGGCGCTCCGCTCACACCTTCAGACGATCCACACGCTCCTCAAGCCGAAGGTCTGCTACGTGGCGCGCTACTTCCCCTCCCGGAAGCAGCTCCACGTCGAGCACGTGCGCGGCCGCTACGACGACCGCGTCACCGCCGCCGTCCCTGGGGAGGGCGTGGTGGGCAAGGCGTTCTCCCAGAAGGCCCTGCTGCGCGACGGGGACACCCTGGCCGTCCCGCTCGAGGGCTCGCAGGGTGTCGGCGGTGTCCTGGTGGTGCTGGGCGCCCGGCGCGAGCCCTCCGAGACGCTGCTGGAGTCGCTGGCCGCGCAGCTCACCGCCGCCTACGAGGTGGCGCGCCTGCGCGACGACAGCGCCCGCCGCAACAAGGACCTGCAGACGGCCATCGCGGGGCTCAAGAGCCTGGAGCAGAACCGCGAGGAGCTGCTGGGCAACGTCTCGCACGACTTGAAGAACCCGCTCACCACCATCAAGTCCTACCTGGCGATGTTGGGGCGCGAGAAGCTGGGGCCCCTCACGGATGCCCAGCGCCGCGCGGTGCAGATCTGCGACCGGAACTCGGACCGGATGCTGCGCATGGTGAACGATTTGCTGCTCATGTCCCGGCTCCAGTCCGGGAAGATGCAGCTCAACCAGCGCCCCTTCGGACTCAAGGCCGTGGCGGAGGAGGTGGTGCGCACGCTGGGGGCGCTCGCGGAGCACTGCAAGGTGCGCGTGATGATTCCCCCCTGCCCCGAGGTCTTCGTCCGGGGCGACCGCGAGCGCATCGCGGAGGCCATCCACAACCTCGTGGAGAACGGCATCCACCACAGCGAGGCGGACGACACCGTCGAGGTGCGCGTCTCCGCCGAGGACGGACTGGCGATGCTGACCGTCCAGGACAGCGGCCCGGGCATGTCCAGCGAGGCCCTGGAGCACGTCTTCGACGCCTTCTACCGCGCGACGCCGGGCATGCCCCGTCCGCCGGGCGCGGGCCTGGGCCTGCCGCTGGTGGGGAAGATTGTCGCCCTGCACGGCGGGCGCATGGAGAGCGCCAGCGTCCTGGGCGAGGGCAGCACCTTCCAGATGGTGCTCCCCATGTTCGCCGGCGCCGTCAGCGCGCCGGAAATGGCCCAGGCGGCGCCCAAGTCCGGCGGCATCCTGCTGGTGGAGGACGACGCCGACTGCCGCGAGGTGCTCCAACAGGTGCTGGAGCAGGAGGGCTACCGGGTGATGGCCACCTCGGGCGCCTCGGAGGCGCGCTCCATCCTCTCCCACATCCGGCCGGCCATGGTCCTGCTCGACCTGCGGCTGAGCGAGGAGGACGGGCAGTCGGTGCTCCGCTTCATCCGCGGCAACGAGTCGCTGGCGGACATCGTCGTGTACATCATCTCCGGAGCCACCGAGGTGGCGTCCCTCACCTCGGGACAGGGGCTGGAGCGCATCGACGGGTTCTTCGAAAAGCCTCTCAACCTGCCCAAGCTGCTGGACACCGTCTCCGCGGTGGTCCGGCCCAGCCGACGAGCCCCCGCCGTGCCTTGA
- a CDS encoding S8 family serine peptidase: MRKVRWTLGGAALALTLTAACASASREQDTPPPANLQALDARDVVAGAIVVDFKDGTTKAEFDAWETDWGVDLELNSVESADEALTVAVGVDDVDAVLARIRQHPAVEAAEPMMEVRASFTPNDPQFAQQWNLRMIDMPKAWERNRGKGVVVAVLDTGIAYEDHDDFKQVPDLKGVKFVKGYDFVNDDEHANDDHGHGTHVAGTIAQATNNGEGVAGVAFEATLMPVKVLNHFGGGNTADIADAIRFAADNGADVINMSLGGGAYSQVMASAVEYARKKGVTVVAAAGNGGRATVEFPAAYPGAVAVSAVGPNGSLAPYSSYGKELDIAAPGGDKRLGDQGGILQNTIDPRDVSRSVYASYQGTSMATPHVAAVAAMLYAAGAKGPDEVEQALYAGAKKAAGQQAWTEQYGHGLLNAEASLASLRGGSAQWPPLYWALALLAFVLLTLRGRARPGYLNVLVRPAFLIPLLLSTVGAFFLRGWFGGAEGAAGDAVQVASLPIPDWERIIFGRGKTVNPLFYSALIPLLLSLPAIKWRGLRPAMGGLALGFAGFLAYAAWTGAPALAWMPFAFLAKPWLGFNTVVCLIIGRAMLQKEEA, translated from the coding sequence ATGCGGAAGGTGCGATGGACCCTGGGTGGAGCGGCGCTGGCCCTGACGCTGACGGCCGCCTGTGCGTCCGCTTCTCGTGAGCAGGACACGCCCCCGCCCGCGAACCTGCAGGCGCTGGATGCCCGGGACGTGGTGGCGGGCGCCATCGTCGTGGACTTCAAGGACGGCACGACGAAGGCGGAGTTCGACGCCTGGGAGACGGACTGGGGCGTCGACCTGGAGCTCAACTCCGTGGAGAGCGCCGACGAGGCCCTCACGGTGGCGGTGGGCGTGGACGACGTGGACGCGGTGCTCGCGCGCATCCGCCAGCACCCGGCCGTGGAGGCCGCCGAGCCGATGATGGAGGTCCGCGCCAGCTTCACGCCGAACGACCCGCAATTCGCTCAGCAGTGGAACCTGCGGATGATCGACATGCCCAAGGCCTGGGAGCGCAACCGGGGCAAGGGCGTGGTGGTGGCGGTGCTGGACACCGGCATCGCGTACGAGGACCACGACGACTTCAAGCAGGTGCCCGACTTGAAGGGCGTGAAGTTCGTGAAGGGCTACGACTTCGTCAACGACGACGAGCACGCCAACGACGACCACGGGCACGGCACGCACGTGGCGGGCACCATCGCCCAGGCCACCAACAACGGCGAGGGCGTGGCGGGCGTGGCCTTCGAGGCGACGCTGATGCCCGTCAAGGTGCTCAACCACTTCGGTGGCGGCAACACGGCGGACATCGCGGACGCCATCCGCTTCGCGGCGGACAACGGGGCGGACGTCATCAACATGTCCCTGGGCGGCGGGGCGTACTCGCAGGTGATGGCCAGCGCGGTGGAGTACGCGCGCAAGAAGGGCGTCACCGTGGTGGCCGCGGCCGGCAACGGCGGGCGCGCGACGGTGGAGTTCCCCGCGGCGTACCCCGGGGCGGTGGCGGTGTCGGCGGTGGGGCCCAACGGCTCGCTGGCGCCGTACTCGTCCTACGGGAAGGAGCTGGACATCGCGGCGCCCGGTGGCGACAAGCGCCTGGGCGACCAGGGCGGCATCCTCCAGAACACCATCGACCCGCGCGACGTCTCGCGCTCCGTCTACGCGTCCTACCAGGGCACCAGCATGGCCACGCCGCACGTGGCGGCGGTGGCGGCCATGCTGTACGCGGCCGGCGCCAAGGGGCCGGACGAGGTGGAGCAGGCCCTGTACGCGGGCGCGAAGAAGGCCGCGGGCCAGCAGGCGTGGACCGAGCAGTACGGCCATGGCCTGCTCAACGCGGAGGCGTCGCTCGCGTCGCTGCGCGGGGGCTCGGCGCAGTGGCCGCCCCTGTACTGGGCGCTGGCGCTGCTGGCGTTCGTGCTGCTGACGCTGCGGGGCCGGGCGCGGCCGGGCTACCTCAACGTGCTGGTGCGGCCCGCCTTCCTCATCCCGCTGCTGCTGTCCACGGTGGGCGCCTTCTTCCTGCGCGGCTGGTTCGGGGGCGCGGAGGGCGCGGCTGGGGACGCGGTGCAGGTGGCGTCGCTGCCCATCCCGGACTGGGAGCGCATCATCTTCGGCCGGGGCAAGACGGTGAACCCGCTGTTCTACAGCGCCCTCATCCCGCTGCTGCTGTCGCTGCCGGCCATCAAGTGGCGGGGGCTGCGGCCGGCCATGGGCGGCCTGGCGCTCGGCTTCGCGGGCTTCCTGGCCTACGCGGCCTGGACGGGCGCGCCGGCGCTGGCGTGGATGCCCTTCGCGTTCCTCGCCAAGCCGTGGCTGGGCTTCAACACCGTCGTCTGCCTCATCATCGGCCGCGCGATGCTCCAGAAGGAGGAGGCGTGA
- a CDS encoding HEAT repeat domain-containing protein has product MGLLDIFTGGSGPEKALKLKPKVVQKYGDPATRQKAIQQLGEMKYPEAVSVLLSRFTITVDPLTTDADEKEHTFELVKSFGKDVAVPPILEFLRTSEQAASWALRLLGELTSEEEVISACVSALQHLSAHYTRNPEKKVVLLHHVAGSQDARIPPVVVPFLEDMSDDVKIAALKALGTFKYEPAREPMLKLLTADETARRVQTSALGALAEGGFSVEGYQEKVQPLLVEPYALGNDQRIQRRA; this is encoded by the coding sequence ATGGGCCTCTTAGACATCTTCACGGGCGGCTCGGGCCCCGAGAAAGCCCTCAAGCTCAAGCCCAAGGTCGTCCAGAAGTACGGAGACCCGGCGACCCGGCAGAAGGCCATCCAGCAGCTCGGGGAGATGAAGTACCCCGAGGCCGTGTCCGTGCTGCTCAGCCGCTTCACCATCACCGTGGACCCGCTCACCACGGACGCGGATGAGAAGGAGCACACGTTCGAGCTGGTGAAGAGCTTCGGCAAGGACGTCGCCGTGCCGCCCATCCTGGAGTTCCTGCGCACCAGCGAGCAGGCCGCTTCCTGGGCCCTGCGGCTGCTCGGTGAGCTGACCTCCGAGGAGGAGGTCATCAGCGCCTGCGTGAGCGCGCTCCAGCACCTGTCCGCGCACTACACGCGCAACCCGGAGAAGAAGGTGGTGCTGCTGCACCACGTGGCCGGCAGCCAGGACGCTCGCATCCCCCCCGTGGTGGTGCCCTTCCTGGAGGACATGTCGGACGACGTGAAGATCGCCGCGCTCAAGGCGCTGGGCACCTTCAAGTACGAGCCGGCGCGCGAGCCCATGCTGAAGCTGCTCACCGCGGATGAGACGGCCCGCCGGGTGCAGACGTCCGCGCTCGGCGCCCTGGCCGAAGGGGGCTTCTCCGTGGAGGGCTACCAGGAGAAGGTGCAGCCCCTGCTGGTGGAGCCCTACGCCCTGGGCAACGACCAGCGCATCCAGCGCCGGGCCTGA
- a CDS encoding 1-acyl-sn-glycerol-3-phosphate acyltransferase has protein sequence METALSPTANQGASSLKDEFGPMGRALGTRYLESVHFPPEAETELRNLHAKGFVVHVMRTTAWVNFLYLTWAMVRRALPPVRAVVNLRPWFTRPWRQAKQRGDFTQRFEHARQTGGSGLVFLRRTALLRPSGKETREDPFPALVAMARQTDTPVYLVPELFVWEKRPARLKPNWVDVVFGSPEAPGFLHSMLAFFRNYKRAQFRVGEPIDLQRFVAENPRDSDELLARKVRSSLHVHLARETRAVFGPPVKPASRVIEETLRDRALRKVVEECAAESGRRQQSVLREARRNLEAIAAKPSPTALAFTSPVLEWVFNRIYDGMHVDEAGLHRALKAASHAPIVLCPSHKSHVDYLVMSWVLWNRGYAVPLVAAGANLSFWPLGTFFRRCGAFFLRRSFKGDKVYAASFKAYVRKLVHDGIHQEFFPEGGRSRTGKLLLPKLGMFTWQVESVLEGARDDLIFVPVAIDYEKVVESSSYSKELAGGEKKPEDIKALLSAPKVLAARYGRIHLGFDEPISLRAFMQARGINPDEPVSDEQKKGLVRALGNRVMYGISKVSTVTPHALVSTALLSHRRRGLTQREMADRINILRRIAVEEGSPQSVEMRNAPSNPETMGPIQDAMRTFISDEMVRTQEARGEVIYQVEDARRPEMSFYKNTLMNLVAARSLVANAILASESPAPYDTVKERALFLSRLFKVEFIYRVGTTFDSIFAETVERLERMGLVLEEHETLRVAPEAHARPDLEFLADMLRDYLEAYLLAAMTLQDVATGAAEDKKSFVKLALETGRAEYHAGRITASESLAKVTLENAVAYLLDQKLLAEADKKLTLGPAATEPQARAQLVDAIREYLKRG, from the coding sequence TTGGAGACCGCGCTGTCACCGACTGCGAATCAGGGAGCGTCCTCGCTGAAGGACGAGTTCGGCCCCATGGGCCGGGCGCTGGGAACGCGCTACCTGGAGAGCGTGCACTTCCCGCCGGAAGCGGAGACCGAGCTCCGGAACCTGCACGCCAAGGGCTTCGTGGTGCACGTCATGCGCACCACCGCCTGGGTGAACTTCCTCTACCTGACGTGGGCCATGGTGCGCCGGGCGCTGCCGCCCGTGCGCGCCGTGGTGAACCTGCGGCCGTGGTTCACCAGACCGTGGCGGCAGGCGAAGCAGCGCGGTGACTTCACGCAGCGCTTCGAGCACGCCCGGCAGACGGGGGGCAGCGGCCTGGTCTTCCTGCGCCGCACCGCCCTGCTCCGTCCGTCCGGGAAGGAGACGCGCGAGGACCCCTTCCCCGCCCTGGTGGCCATGGCCCGGCAGACGGACACGCCGGTGTACCTGGTGCCGGAGCTGTTCGTCTGGGAGAAGCGCCCCGCGCGCCTGAAGCCCAACTGGGTGGACGTGGTGTTCGGCAGCCCGGAGGCCCCGGGCTTCCTGCACTCCATGCTGGCCTTCTTCCGCAACTACAAGCGCGCGCAGTTCCGCGTGGGCGAGCCCATCGACCTGCAGCGCTTCGTCGCGGAGAACCCGCGCGACTCGGACGAGCTGCTGGCCCGCAAGGTGCGCAGCAGCCTCCACGTCCACCTCGCGCGTGAGACGCGGGCCGTCTTCGGCCCCCCGGTGAAGCCCGCCTCGCGCGTCATCGAGGAGACGCTGCGTGACCGGGCCCTACGCAAGGTGGTGGAGGAGTGCGCGGCGGAGTCCGGGCGCAGACAGCAGAGCGTCCTGCGCGAGGCGCGCCGCAACCTGGAGGCCATTGCCGCCAAGCCCAGCCCCACCGCGCTGGCCTTCACCTCCCCCGTCCTGGAGTGGGTGTTCAACCGCATCTACGACGGCATGCACGTGGACGAGGCCGGCCTGCACCGCGCGCTCAAGGCCGCGAGCCATGCCCCCATCGTGCTGTGCCCCAGCCACAAGAGCCACGTCGACTACCTGGTGATGAGCTGGGTGCTGTGGAACCGGGGCTACGCGGTGCCCCTGGTCGCCGCCGGCGCCAACCTCTCCTTCTGGCCCCTGGGCACCTTCTTCCGCCGCTGCGGCGCGTTCTTCCTCCGCCGCTCCTTCAAGGGCGACAAGGTCTACGCCGCGTCCTTCAAGGCCTACGTGCGCAAGCTGGTGCACGACGGCATCCACCAGGAGTTCTTCCCGGAAGGCGGCCGCTCCCGCACCGGCAAGCTGCTGCTGCCCAAGCTGGGCATGTTCACCTGGCAGGTGGAGTCCGTGCTGGAGGGCGCGCGCGACGACCTCATCTTCGTGCCGGTGGCCATCGACTACGAGAAGGTCGTCGAGTCCTCCAGCTACTCGAAGGAGCTGGCTGGCGGCGAGAAGAAGCCCGAGGACATCAAGGCGCTCTTGAGCGCCCCCAAGGTGCTGGCGGCGCGCTACGGCCGCATCCACCTGGGCTTCGACGAGCCCATCTCCCTGCGCGCCTTCATGCAGGCGCGTGGCATCAACCCGGACGAGCCGGTGTCGGACGAGCAGAAGAAGGGGCTCGTGCGCGCGCTGGGCAACCGGGTGATGTACGGCATCAGCAAGGTGTCAACGGTGACGCCGCACGCGCTGGTCAGCACCGCCCTGCTCTCACACCGCCGCCGCGGCCTGACGCAGCGGGAGATGGCCGACCGCATCAACATCCTGCGCCGCATCGCCGTGGAGGAGGGCTCGCCGCAGTCGGTGGAGATGCGCAACGCGCCCAGCAACCCGGAGACGATGGGCCCCATCCAGGACGCCATGCGCACGTTCATCTCCGACGAGATGGTGCGCACCCAGGAAGCGCGTGGCGAGGTCATCTACCAGGTGGAGGACGCCCGCCGCCCGGAGATGTCCTTCTACAAGAACACGCTGATGAACCTGGTGGCCGCCCGGAGCCTCGTGGCCAACGCCATCCTGGCCAGCGAGAGCCCCGCGCCCTATGACACCGTCAAGGAGCGCGCGCTGTTCCTGTCCCGCCTCTTCAAGGTGGAGTTCATCTACCGGGTGGGCACCACCTTCGACTCCATCTTCGCGGAGACGGTGGAGCGGCTGGAGCGCATGGGCCTGGTGCTCGAGGAGCACGAGACGCTCCGCGTGGCCCCCGAGGCCCACGCGCGTCCGGACCTGGAGTTCCTGGCCGACATGCTGCGTGACTACCTGGAGGCCTACCTGCTGGCGGCCATGACGCTCCAGGACGTGGCCACCGGCGCCGCGGAGGACAAGAAGTCGTTCGTCAAGCTGGCGCTGGAGACGGGCCGCGCGGAGTACCACGCCGGCCGCATCACCGCCTCCGAGTCCCTGGCCAAGGTGACCCTGGAGAACGCGGTGGCGTACCTCCTGGACCAGAAGCTGCTCGCGGAAGCCGACAAGAAGCTGACGCTCGGCCCCGCCGCCACCGAGCCGCAGGCCCGCGCGCAGCTCGTCGACGCCATCCGGGAGTACCTGAAGCGGGGCTGA
- a CDS encoding type II CAAX endopeptidase family protein, which translates to MEDSSPSDVPPPPPGPPPGDKPSASPKWLAVVGAVLALGTFILVGGTVQLANPAFGIWFTELVVFFGLGWVMLRHAGWRPAVYTGLLPAPKGATLLGFLLGVANFFAVVVPIQFLAQSVAPEWLTRMFDSSRLFADQTPLELALILTGVSVAAPVCEEFFFRGIFQRGITPPAPAPSTVPLVVSAVVFSAFHLDPVGFLARTELGLLFGWLFLRTGSLWPGIGAHAANNLVSSVLFLSAKALGAESTDAASEATDPRLVLVLAAVGWAGLSALLSYARRNPAVWGPGTLATDEEARAPGPRPSLARLLLPWVVGATASLGLLVAVDSRGLALNFYDAQHPLPTLEDPAPPAQQAERKALSALRAAARRGELPMEAYYEERERQIRVHPLQTGPGLKP; encoded by the coding sequence TTGGAAGACTCCAGCCCCAGCGACGTTCCGCCCCCGCCTCCGGGGCCTCCTCCTGGTGACAAGCCCAGCGCGAGCCCGAAGTGGCTGGCGGTGGTGGGCGCCGTGCTCGCGCTCGGGACGTTCATCCTGGTGGGCGGCACCGTCCAGTTGGCCAATCCGGCCTTCGGCATCTGGTTCACCGAGCTGGTCGTGTTCTTCGGCCTGGGCTGGGTGATGCTGCGCCATGCCGGGTGGCGCCCCGCCGTCTACACGGGGCTCTTGCCCGCCCCCAAGGGGGCCACGCTGCTGGGCTTCCTCCTGGGCGTGGCGAACTTCTTCGCGGTGGTGGTCCCCATCCAGTTCCTGGCCCAGTCCGTGGCGCCGGAGTGGCTGACGCGGATGTTCGACAGCTCGCGGCTGTTCGCGGACCAGACGCCCCTGGAGCTGGCCCTCATCCTCACGGGGGTGTCGGTGGCCGCGCCCGTCTGCGAGGAGTTCTTCTTCCGCGGCATCTTCCAGCGAGGCATCACCCCGCCCGCGCCCGCGCCCTCCACCGTGCCCCTGGTCGTCTCCGCCGTGGTGTTCAGCGCCTTCCACCTGGACCCGGTGGGGTTCCTGGCGCGCACCGAGCTGGGCCTGCTCTTCGGGTGGCTCTTCCTGCGCACCGGCTCGCTGTGGCCCGGCATCGGCGCGCACGCGGCCAACAACCTGGTGTCCTCGGTGCTCTTCCTCTCCGCCAAGGCCCTGGGCGCCGAGTCCACGGACGCGGCATCCGAGGCGACCGACCCGCGCCTGGTGCTGGTCCTGGCCGCGGTGGGCTGGGCGGGCCTGAGCGCCCTGCTCTCCTACGCCCGGCGGAATCCCGCCGTCTGGGGCCCCGGCACGCTCGCCACCGACGAGGAGGCCCGGGCGCCCGGGCCTCGGCCGTCCCTGGCGCGGCTGCTGCTGCCGTGGGTGGTGGGCGCCACGGCGTCCCTGGGCCTGCTGGTGGCCGTGGACTCGCGGGGCCTGGCCCTCAACTTCTACGACGCGCAGCACCCGCTGCCCACGCTGGAGGACCCGGCGCCCCCCGCGCAGCAAGCGGAGCGCAAGGCGTTGAGCGCGCTCCGCGCCGCGGCGCGCCGAGGGGAGCTGCCCATGGAGGCCTACTACGAGGAGCGCGAGCGCCAGATTCGCGTGCACCCGCTGCAAACCGGGCCAGGGCTGAAGCCCTGA
- the argS gene encoding arginine--tRNA ligase, whose product MSTSVYSHYRAAFAQALATALGVPAAEIEAQVKPAEPAHGDLSFATFPLAKAQKKAPPAIAAGLAQALSVPGLEIKAVGPYVNARFAPLPFTAQVIDAARGAGNRYGGDEDAGRGKTVVIDYSSPNIAKPIGFHHIRTTFLGHCIANIYRALGWRVEGINYLGDWGKQFGLVAVGFQEYGDPARIDDMAHLVEVYVKANKRAEAEPEFDEKARAFFRRMEAGDAEALKLWNQFRETSIKGFKKIYARMGIEFEHIEGESRYQGKMDAVIEQIAQKPGVKESQGALIVDLPYAENEPPILLKKNDGSTLYATRDLAAAQDRHERFQFEKSLYVVAQDQALHFRQVFRTLKEMGLPWADRAVHVAFGRIHGMSTRKGQVVQLNDVLDEAKERVSVKVRENVEAGRIQTDDADALSEQIALGAIAFGDLKHKRASDYTFDWDEVLSFEGHTGPYLQYAHARAVNVLRKGGGAPASYDAALLTLPEEQALLREIMRLPEVVRDAAEQYEPSLVARLLLDVASSLSRYYTLGNQERDKRINVEGNDALRSARLALIDAARVTLAAGLTLLGIPTPDNM is encoded by the coding sequence ATGAGCACATCCGTCTACTCCCATTATCGCGCCGCGTTCGCCCAGGCCCTTGCCACTGCCCTGGGCGTCCCGGCCGCCGAGATTGAAGCCCAGGTCAAGCCCGCCGAGCCGGCGCACGGCGACCTCAGCTTCGCCACCTTCCCCCTCGCCAAGGCCCAGAAGAAGGCCCCGCCCGCCATCGCCGCGGGCCTGGCGCAGGCGCTCAGCGTCCCCGGCCTGGAAATCAAGGCCGTGGGCCCCTACGTCAACGCGCGCTTCGCCCCCCTGCCCTTCACTGCGCAGGTCATCGACGCCGCGCGCGGCGCGGGCAACCGCTACGGCGGTGATGAGGACGCGGGCCGTGGCAAGACGGTGGTCATCGACTACTCGTCGCCGAACATCGCCAAGCCCATTGGCTTCCACCACATCCGCACGACGTTCCTGGGCCACTGCATCGCCAACATCTACCGGGCGCTGGGCTGGCGCGTGGAGGGCATCAACTACCTGGGCGACTGGGGCAAGCAGTTCGGCCTGGTGGCCGTGGGCTTCCAGGAGTACGGCGACCCGGCCCGCATCGACGACATGGCGCACCTGGTGGAGGTGTACGTCAAGGCCAACAAGCGCGCGGAGGCCGAGCCTGAGTTCGACGAGAAGGCCCGCGCCTTCTTCCGCCGCATGGAGGCCGGTGACGCCGAGGCCCTCAAGCTCTGGAACCAGTTCCGCGAGACGAGCATCAAGGGCTTCAAGAAGATCTACGCGCGGATGGGCATCGAGTTCGAGCACATCGAGGGCGAGAGCCGCTACCAGGGGAAGATGGACGCGGTCATCGAGCAGATCGCCCAGAAGCCCGGCGTGAAGGAGTCGCAGGGCGCGCTCATCGTCGACCTGCCCTACGCGGAGAACGAGCCGCCCATCCTGCTGAAGAAGAACGACGGCAGCACGCTCTACGCCACGCGTGACCTGGCCGCCGCGCAGGACCGCCACGAGCGCTTCCAGTTCGAGAAGTCGCTCTACGTCGTCGCGCAGGACCAGGCGCTGCACTTCCGGCAGGTGTTCCGCACGCTGAAGGAGATGGGCCTGCCCTGGGCGGACCGCGCCGTCCACGTCGCGTTCGGCCGCATCCACGGCATGAGCACGCGCAAGGGCCAGGTGGTGCAGCTCAACGACGTGCTGGACGAGGCGAAGGAGCGCGTCTCCGTCAAGGTGCGGGAGAACGTGGAGGCGGGCCGCATCCAGACGGATGACGCGGACGCGCTCTCCGAACAGATCGCCCTGGGCGCCATCGCCTTCGGCGACCTGAAGCACAAGCGCGCCAGCGACTACACCTTCGACTGGGACGAGGTGCTCAGCTTCGAGGGACACACCGGCCCCTATCTCCAGTACGCCCACGCGCGCGCCGTCAACGTGCTGCGCAAGGGTGGCGGGGCGCCGGCCAGCTATGACGCGGCGCTGCTGACGCTCCCGGAAGAGCAGGCCCTGCTGCGCGAAATCATGCGCCTGCCCGAGGTGGTCCGCGACGCGGCGGAGCAGTACGAGCCCAGCCTGGTGGCGCGGCTGCTGCTCGACGTGGCCTCGTCGCTCAGCCGCTACTACACGCTGGGCAACCAGGAGCGCGACAAGCGCATCAACGTCGAGGGCAATGACGCGCTGCGTTCCGCGCGACTCGCCCTCATCGACGCGGCCCGGGTTACGCTGGCGGCCGGATTGACGCTGCTGGGCATCCCCACGCCCGACAACATGTAG
- a CDS encoding DUF5818 domain-containing protein, producing MKLTGRVVFRDIETGVWVLEGDDGTTYQLAGGDRKLKKDGQRIEAEGRVDGDTLTSAMVGPVFHVSTYRFV from the coding sequence GTGAAGCTCACCGGCCGCGTCGTCTTTCGTGACATCGAAACCGGCGTCTGGGTGCTGGAGGGCGACGACGGCACCACGTACCAGCTCGCGGGCGGAGACCGGAAGCTGAAGAAGGACGGCCAGCGCATCGAGGCCGAGGGCCGCGTGGACGGGGACACGCTCACCAGCGCCATGGTGGGCCCCGTCTTCCACGTCAGCACGTACCGCTTCGTCTGA